In Kytococcus sedentarius DSM 20547, the sequence CCAAGAAGGTCAACGTCCCGCTCATCCTCGTGCACGCCGTGCTGCAGGGTGGCTTCGTCGGCGCGATCTCGAAGGCCTTCGAGACGTCCATGCCCGGCATCATCATGGCCGCCCTGACCGCCACCATCGGCACCTTCGTGATGATGCTCGTCGGCTGGAAGATGGGCCTGGTCAAGGTCACCAGCCGCTCCATGCGCATCTTCTCGATGATGGCGATGGGCTACCTGGCCTTCCTGCTCATCAACCTGGGGCTGTCCTGGTTCGGCGTCTTCAACGCCTACGACACGCCCCTCGGCTGGCTGATCGGCCTGTTCGGTGTCGCCATGGCCTCCTACTCGCTGGCCATCGACTTCGAGTCCATCCAGCGCGGCATCGCCGCCCAGCTGCCGGAGAAGTACTCCTGGCTCATGGGCCACGGCCTGCTCGCCTCGCTGGTGTGGCTGTACATCGAGTTCCTGCGCCTCATCGCCATCCTGCGCTCCGGCGACTGACACGGCAGCCGGTCGACACCGACCGGTGACCGCACACGCCACAGGCCCCCACCACGCGGTGGGGGCCTGTTGCGTGTGCGGTGCGGGCCGGTGCGTCAGGCGCGGCGGCGGCGCGCCCCGAGCAGGCCGGCGCCCGCCAGCATCGCCAGCACGCCACCGGTGAGCGCCACCTGGCCGGCACCCTCGGCCGGGGCGGTCACACCGGTGTCGATGATCGGACCACCGGTGGTGGGCACCTGCGGGTCGACCGGGGTGTACGGCGAGGCGGCTTCCAGGTAGTTGCGGAAGGCGTCGATGTCCAGGCCACCGAAGTACACGTTGTCGCCCTGCGCGAGGGTCGGGAAGTTGTCCCCACCGCCGGCCAGGAAGTTGTTCGTCACCACGCGGTAGGTGGTCGAGCCGTCATCGGCCACCGCCTGTCCGTTCAACTGCACCGAGCCGGGCACCAGCTCCGGGGTGTCGGTGTCGTCGATGGCGTAGGTGAATCCGGTGGAGGTCTGCAGCACCTTGACGGCCTCCGCGTTCTCGCCGGAGAACTGCTCCCGCAGCACCTGGTGGATCTGCGCGCCGGTCAGGTCCATCGAGACCAGGTAGTTGTTGAACGGCTGCGCGCTGAAGGCCTCCTCCATCGTGATCTTCCCGTCGGTGGAGCCGTCCGCACCGGCCTGATCGAGCTCCGGCACACGGATGCCACCGGGGTTCATCAGGGCCAGCACCGGCTCCTCGCCGGCGGTGACCACGGACTGGTCGGCCAGCTGTGCGTCGGCGATCAGGCGGCCCAGCGGGGAGACGGCCACGGCGTAGCGGTCGTGGGTGACCTGCGCACTGACGGTGCCCAACACCTCATCGGCGACCGTACCGATCAACGCCTTGTACTCCGCGACGATCGCGGCCACCGTCTCGTCCGGCGTGACCTCCTGGGTGACCGGGACCTGCTCGGCGACGGCCGACCCGGGCACCACGTCCTTGGTCTGCGGGTCCAGCCGCAGGTCGATCTTGGTGATGAGCTCGCCGTAGTTGCCGGCTTGCGTGATCAGCCGGCCGTCCACGGTGGTGATGTAGTCGGTGTGCGTGTGGCCGGAGGCGATCACGTCGTACTCCGGATCGAGCTGCTCGTGGAACTCCATCACGTCGCCGGAGACGTCCGTGCCGTTCTCGGAGGTGCCACCCTCGTGGATGACGGCGACCATCGCCTCCACGCCCTGGGCCTTCAGCTCGGGGACGAGCTCGTTGGCCCGGGTCGCGGCGTCCACGAAGTCCACGTCCTGGATGCCGGCAGCCGAGACGATGGAGGGGGTCTCGTCCAACCCGAGACCCACGTAGGCGACCTTGACGCCCTCGTACTCCTCGATGACGTAGCTCGGCAGCATCGGCTCCCCGGAGTCCTTCCACAGCACGTTGGCTGCCAGGAAGGGGAAGGCGGCACCGGTGAAGGTCTTGCCGGGGATGGGGCAGGAGTTGCGACCGCCGCTGCCGTCACCGTCGTCGAGGCAGCCGCCACGGTCCATCCGCAGCAGCTCGTCGGTGCCCTGGTCGAACTCGTGGTTGCCGACCGCCACGGCGGTCAGGTCCATCGCGCTCAGGGCGTCGATGGTGGGTTCGTCCCGGAAGGCCGAAGACAGGAAGGGCGAGGCGCCGATGCTGTCTCCGCCGACCACGGTCGCCGAGTGCGCGGTCCCGGCCCGCAAGCGGTCGAGATGGGCCGCCAGGTTGGCGGCGCCACCCGGCTCGGTGGGGTCGTCCGGGGCTTCGATGTTGCCGTGGAAGTCGTTGAAGGACAGGATCTGCAGGTCGATCTCGCCAGGGGCGGCCTGAGCGGGCAGACCGGCCGGGGCGAGGGCGAGCAGCAGGGCGGCCGAGAGGCCGGCGGGGGCAGTGCGGCGGAACATGACACTCCTGGGGGAGGATGGTGTGTGTTGACCACCACACTGTGCCCCATCGAGGTGTCGGGTGCATGAACGAGGAGCGACATGATTTCGTCCGGGCGCATGGACAACCAGCATCCTCAGTGTGCTCAGGGCCCCGCCGACGCCACGATGCAGCCGCTGACGCAGCAGATGGAGCAGGAGCTGGCCCGGGCCCGCCGCATCGTCGCCCGCAGCGACCTCTCCCCGCAGTGGGTCGAGGGCGCCACCGCGTTGGTGCAGGAGTGGGCCGATGCCGAGGCCACCGAGTGCGGGTGGCCTCCGGCGGCCGTGACAGTGCCCTCGACGGCCGCCCTGCCCGACGTGCTCGCCGCCGTCGCCCGCGCGCGACTGGCCACGGCCCGGGACGCCGGCGAGGCCGGCACCCGCATGGGTACCGGCCTCGCCGAGCTCCGCCGCGCGCACGGCGGGTGAGGGCTCACCGTTTCAGGACAGGCGCTCCAGGATCATGGCCATGCCCTGACCGCCGCCGACGCACATGGACTCCATGCCGTACTGGGCGTCCTTCTCCACCATCGCGTTGAGCAGCGTGGTGGTGATGCGGGCGCCGGTCATGCCGAAGGGGTGCCCCAGCGCAATGGCGCCGCCGTGCACGTTCAGCTTGTCGAAGTCCATGCCGAGCTCGTCGGCGCTCGGCAGCACCTGGGCGGCGAAGGCCTCGTTGATCTCGTAGAGGTCCAGGTCGCCGATGGACATGCCGGCGCGCGCCATGGCCTGCTTGCACGCCTCGACCGGGCCCAGGCCCATGATCTCCGGCGAGAGGGCCGAGACCCCGGTGGAGACCACGCGGGCCAGCGGGGTGAGACCCAGTTCCTTGGCGCGGGTGTCGCTCATCATCACCAGGGCGGCGGCGCCGTCGTTCAGCGGGCAGCAGTTGCCGGCCGTCACCGTGCCGTCCTCGCGGAAGACCGGCTGCAGGCCCTGCAGCTTCTCCAGCGTGGTGTCGAAGCGGGGGCCGTCGTCCGTGGCGTGGGTGCTGCCGTCCGGCAGCGTCACCGGGGTGATCTCGCGCTCGAAGATGCCGGCCTCGATGGCGGCCTGGGCGCGGTTCTGGCTGGTCACGCCCCACTCGTCCTGGCGCTCGCGGCTCACGCCGCGGGAGGTCGCCACGTTCTCGGCGGTCTGCCCCATCGCGATGTAGACGTCGGGCAGCTCGCCACGCTCGCGCGGGTCGGTCCAGGTGGTGTTCTCGGCGGCCATGCGCTCGGTGCGCTGGCGCGCCTCGGCGAAGGCCGGGTTCTGCCAGGAGAGCTTGGACTCCCCGGCGCCGGTGAAGTCGGCATAGCGCGAGACGCACTCGACGCCGCCGGAGATGAAGACGTCGCCCTCGCCGGCGCGGATGGCGTGCATGGCCATGCGGGTGGTCTGCAGGCTGGAGGAGCAGAACCGGTTGACCGTGGCCCCCGGCAGGTGGTCCATGCCGGCGAGCACCGCGACCACGCGGGCCATGTTGGACCCGTGCTCGGCCCACGGCTCGGCACAGCCCAGGTAGAAGTCGTCGATCTCACGGGGGTCCAGGCCCGGCACCTTGGCCAGGGCGGCGGTGACCATCTGCGCGGCGAGGTCGTCGGGCCGCACGTCCTTGAGACTTCCCTTGAAGGCGCGCCCGATGGGGGATCGGGTCGCCGAGACGATGACAGCTTCAGGCATGGAACGGACTCCTGGTCGGATGGGTGTGGGGCGGTACGCCCCGGTGCCGCCAGTCTACGGGTGGGCAGTGATATGGGACACATCCGCGTCGTCCCGGGGTGCGGCGTCGGGCGCGGGGGCCGGGTAGGGGGCGTGCTGCGGCGGCGCGGCCGCGTCCGCATCGTCCCCGGCGTCCCGGCGGCGGCGCTGCACCAGCGCACGCAGCCGTCCGGGCGCGGCGTCCTGGTCCGGACGTACCTCGGTGCCCTCGTGCGAGGCAGCCTGCGCGGCGGCCTGCTCCAGCGTGTGGGCCCGTCCGTGCTCGACCACGGCCCCGGCGGCGTGCTGCGCGTCGCTCTCCGGCACCGGCAGCCCCAGGGCGTCCAGCAACGAGGGCACCAGCACCTGTGCAGCCCGCTTGTAGCCCTTGGCCGAGGGGTGGAAGCGGTCGGTGTGGAACATGGCGTCGGGGTCGTCCAGGAAGGCCTGCGTGGTGAGCGAACCCAACGAGACGGTGCGCCCGCCCTGCTGCACCACGGCCACGGTCTGGCGGGCGGCGTACCGGCGGGAGCGCCGCTGCATCAGCCACCGCAGCGGCTGGCCGAGGGAGGCGATCATCCCGAAGTCCGGGCAGGTGGCCACCACCACCTCGGCCCCGGCCGCGCGCAGCCTGCGGATCGTCCGCTCCAGCACCACGAGGCACTCACCCAGGTCGGCGCCGCGGGCGATGTCGTTGCCCCCGATGGACAGCAGCACCAGGTCCGGGTGGGGGAACTTGCGCAGTCCGCGCTTCACCTGCTCGTCCAGACCGAGGGAGGTCACGCTGTTCACGGCGACCGTCTCCAGGTACACCGGACGGCCGGAGAGGGCCGCGATGCGGCGTGCGCACCGCGCGCCGATCGTCTGGGCGGGCCGTTGCGCCCCCACCCCGTTGGCGACCGAGTCCCCCATCACCAGGAACTCCCACGGGGCCTCCACCTCCTGGCGGTGGTGCTCACCGTCCGGGGCGTAGATGCCGTTCTCGTCCGGGGCGTTGCCGGGGGTGCCGTCCGAGAGGCGGCTGGCCTGCCACAGCTCGTACCCCAGGGTCCCGGCGGCTACGGCAGTCAGGCCGGCCGCGGCCAGGCCGGCCGTCGGGGCGTGGCGGGCCGCCTCACGGCGCACCGCATCGAGCACGTTCACGCTGCCTCCCGGAGGCGCTCCAGTCCGTCGTCGAGGGAGACCGCGGGGCGCCAGCCGAGGGCGGCGTGGGTCTCCGCTTGGGAGAACCAGTGGGCGGTGGTGAGTTGTTCCACCAGGAAGTGGGTCA encodes:
- a CDS encoding Bax inhibitor-1/YccA family protein, with protein sequence MAFNPAIDRIDKESSSGQPRYGQYADFNTAGQAGAQYQQHAQLEQAYQAPSMDTGRTGRLSLDDVFVKTAILIGLMLVTAVGTWFVVEELPAAASPIWLVGMFGSLALSFAIGFSKKVNVPLILVHAVLQGGFVGAISKAFETSMPGIIMAALTATIGTFVMMLVGWKMGLVKVTSRSMRIFSMMAMGYLAFLLINLGLSWFGVFNAYDTPLGWLIGLFGVAMASYSLAIDFESIQRGIAAQLPEKYSWLMGHGLLASLVWLYIEFLRLIAILRSGD
- a CDS encoding bifunctional metallophosphatase/5'-nucleotidase, whose product is MFRRTAPAGLSAALLLALAPAGLPAQAAPGEIDLQILSFNDFHGNIEAPDDPTEPGGAANLAAHLDRLRAGTAHSATVVGGDSIGASPFLSSAFRDEPTIDALSAMDLTAVAVGNHEFDQGTDELLRMDRGGCLDDGDGSGGRNSCPIPGKTFTGAAFPFLAANVLWKDSGEPMLPSYVIEEYEGVKVAYVGLGLDETPSIVSAAGIQDVDFVDAATRANELVPELKAQGVEAMVAVIHEGGTSENGTDVSGDVMEFHEQLDPEYDVIASGHTHTDYITTVDGRLITQAGNYGELITKIDLRLDPQTKDVVPGSAVAEQVPVTQEVTPDETVAAIVAEYKALIGTVADEVLGTVSAQVTHDRYAVAVSPLGRLIADAQLADQSVVTAGEEPVLALMNPGGIRVPELDQAGADGSTDGKITMEEAFSAQPFNNYLVSMDLTGAQIHQVLREQFSGENAEAVKVLQTSTGFTYAIDDTDTPELVPGSVQLNGQAVADDGSTTYRVVTNNFLAGGGDNFPTLAQGDNVYFGGLDIDAFRNYLEAASPYTPVDPQVPTTGGPIIDTGVTAPAEGAGQVALTGGVLAMLAGAGLLGARRRRA
- a CDS encoding acetyl-CoA C-acetyltransferase, whose product is MPEAVIVSATRSPIGRAFKGSLKDVRPDDLAAQMVTAALAKVPGLDPREIDDFYLGCAEPWAEHGSNMARVVAVLAGMDHLPGATVNRFCSSSLQTTRMAMHAIRAGEGDVFISGGVECVSRYADFTGAGESKLSWQNPAFAEARQRTERMAAENTTWTDPRERGELPDVYIAMGQTAENVATSRGVSRERQDEWGVTSQNRAQAAIEAGIFEREITPVTLPDGSTHATDDGPRFDTTLEKLQGLQPVFREDGTVTAGNCCPLNDGAAALVMMSDTRAKELGLTPLARVVSTGVSALSPEIMGLGPVEACKQAMARAGMSIGDLDLYEINEAFAAQVLPSADELGMDFDKLNVHGGAIALGHPFGMTGARITTTLLNAMVEKDAQYGMESMCVGGGQGMAMILERLS
- a CDS encoding SGNH/GDSL hydrolase family protein produces the protein MNVLDAVRREAARHAPTAGLAAAGLTAVAAGTLGYELWQASRLSDGTPGNAPDENGIYAPDGEHHRQEVEAPWEFLVMGDSVANGVGAQRPAQTIGARCARRIAALSGRPVYLETVAVNSVTSLGLDEQVKRGLRKFPHPDLVLLSIGGNDIARGADLGECLVVLERTIRRLRAAGAEVVVATCPDFGMIASLGQPLRWLMQRRSRRYAARQTVAVVQQGGRTVSLGSLTTQAFLDDPDAMFHTDRFHPSAKGYKRAAQVLVPSLLDALGLPVPESDAQHAAGAVVEHGRAHTLEQAAAQAASHEGTEVRPDQDAAPGRLRALVQRRRRDAGDDADAAAPPQHAPYPAPAPDAAPRDDADVSHITAHP